The genomic stretch GGGGGTGGGGCTCCACCTCAAGGCGTTTTACTCCATATCTCCTCTGAAAGGTGTGTCCAGATGTCTTATCCAGATGCTCTGCTACAGGGCTGATGGAGGTGAGTGGGGCGTCAGTAGGTTAGGCAGGTTGGCACACCTCCAGGCCTAAGCCTGCTTTCCAGGAAGTCTTCTTGTCTTTAATCTGACAGATTGGAAGGAGGCTGAGGTAAAATACTCGGAAAGCGGCGGGGGGGGTCATGTCTCTGTAGCActgcgatgtgtgtgtgtttgcgccggcatgtgtgtgttctcactgtgAGGGTTCAGTTGGCCTCACTGTTAAACCGAGATTAGCCAGATGAGCTCCGAGTTGGACGGgcggggatagagggagagaaagagagatggatgaggaCCTGCCCACAGTGGAGTTCAGCGCCAGGGCAGGGGAGGTAGCCCCGACACAGGAACATGGGGGCAGAGAGGTTAGGGGAGCTGGCCAGGTcacagtgagaggagagacacagagaggttaGGGGAGCTGGCCAGGTcacagtgagaggagagacacagagaggttaGGGGAGCTGGCCAGGTcacagtgagaggagagacacagagaggataggagggcTGGTCAGGTcacagtgagaggagagacacagagaggataggagggctggccaggtcacagtaagaggagagacacagagaggataggagggttGGTCAGGTcacagtgagaggagagacacagagagaatagGAGGGCATGTTGTGGGTAGGGGGAAAGAGAGCACAGATGGGCAGAGAGGAGTAagaagaggagtaggaagaggagtaggaagaggagtaagaagaggagtgggaagaggagtgggaagaggagtaggaagaggagtaggaagaggagtaggaagaggagtgggatgAGTTTAGGCCAATGGCAGACTTCCACACACTAGTTGGTAAATCCCAACATTACAAACTGCGACATGAGGCTATACTTCCCTGCATGCCAACTCTGAGAGGGACAGGGTCTTGCCAGCCACTACTTGCATCAGTTTACTGTGAGACAGGGAACGTACTATGCTTACATGCACAATTCTGTTGGAGTATCTGGGTATTCAGATGAActctgtggaccccaggaagagtagctgctgcttctgcaaaagctaatggggatcccaataaacaaacaaatcaagTGCACTTGGACTCCAATATGTTCTGAATACTGTCTAGACTGTTTGCATGCTTACTGCTGTATAATGATATTCCATTGATGGTTGCATGAGGCACATTTTCCCAAAAGGTAGCAAGCACTAACAACTAATGCAGAGCATTACATCATTTTTTGTCTTCAATCACTTCCTTTCATGTTTAATTTGTTCCTAAGAGGTCCAAAACGGCCTCTTAACAATTGCAAATATTCACCAGAAAGCTGTCATGCAAACAACAGTAATCtgaatgtaatgtttacatgCCAAATACTGACAAATTGTTTAGGAAAGGAGTATTGTACACTCGTTCCACTTGAAATTAGCTCATTCAGATTACTGGACTCTTGTCCAATACGGGTGTTTACGTTTTTAATTCAGACTCATTGAATTCCGACTAATTCCAGATTATTAGTGTGCATTTAAACACAGCAGGTGTGACTATGAGGATTGACTGTGACACAAGTGATTAAACCAGACAGATCTATTTTACAAACATCATCTCAACAAGGGAGAACCACCGCAGCCAAACCACTGCATATTGTCTTTTCAAGTAAAACATTTGCTCAGAGGAAAAACAAATCAACAGTAAGCATCAGGGGCCTGAAGTATAGATTGGGGTTTATGTGTCTGAATAAACAGTAATATTTTAAAAGATCATTTAGTCTTTGTGATGTTAGTGGTTAATGTTCCCTGCTGGATGTTCCTGTTCAAGTAGCAGTAGAGACAGGCGGTCCCAGCAGAGACAGGCggtcagagaggcagagacaggcggTCAGAGAGGCAGCAGAGACAGGCGGTcagagagaggcagcagagaCAGGCGGTcagagagaggcagcagagaCAGGCGGTcagagagaggcagcagagaggCAGTCTAAGAGAGGCAGCAGAGAGGCAGTCTAAGAGAGGCAGCAactgcagcagagagaggcagTCTGAGAGAGGCATCAGAGAGGCAGCAACGGCAGCAGAGAGAGGCAGTCTGAGAGAGGCAGCaacggcagcagagagagaggcagtctgagagaggcagcagagaggCAGTCTAAGAGAGGCAGCAactgcagcagagagaggcagCCTGAGAGAGGCAGTCTGAGAGAACCAGCAATGGCAGCAGCCTAACAGAGATGTTGTGGTTATGGCCTCATAAAGACAGGAGCTACCCGCCTCTTTAACAGTAAATTAAAGACACAGACACTTTGATGTTCAGATCTCACTTACAGTACTTCCTATATATAGCCTTGTGAGTGAGCCTTTCTCTCttttattctgtctctctcttctattctaCCTACAGTCAAATTGCTCCATCTGTACCTGACGTGATGCTCCCATACCTCCCACAGGAGGAGGACTTTATAGTGAGTGGTTCCTGATCCAAGTCACACACTGGCCTCCCAGGCCTCAGTGCTACAAAAACCCCACTAAGCTCTCTCCAGACCAATCAGAGCACAGCAGTGCCAAAGGCCATGGGGTTCAATCACTTCTGTTACAATGAGGTTTTTCCTTTTTACAAATACATTAGTAATACCATATCTTATGCATTCAGTGTTCAAAGTATGACACCTGCCATTAGAAAATACATAGTCAGGAAATCATCACCTAGTCTATATAGGTGCTATGAGTCAATTTCCAAACAGCCCATATTGTCAGTACAGAATCAGTTGTCCCTAAAttagatatatacagtattttgtcGAGTGTTGTTGTTTGTGAAATGGACATGAGTTCAGCAAGCCAGTGGCTATTCATCTTGATGAGATAGCAGTTAACTGAGGGCTAAGCTGCTGGGCCAGGGAGCCATAACACTCGCTCGAATCCTAATAATCCTAACTTGATTTCCAGGAATACATTTCGCCCTCTCTCAGTGAAGCCTTAATTAGTTTTATTTGAATGTATTCCAGATAACGATCAGACTTTGGTGAACACACAGCGTTTGTCAGGAAAGAGAAATCAACCACACAGCCAAAGTTATCAAAGCTTGAAATCAGGAATCCTGACTGCAACAAAATGTCATCTTTTTCATACAGAGGGGACAATAGAAGGAGCTGAATTCTctacatctccttctctctcctccactttaatTAAAAGAGCTCTCTGaatctctcatttctctccctctcccacttttgtactctctctctctctctctctctctttctctctctctctctctctttctctctctccctctttctttctttctttctcattctATATTTTCTATGTCATAGAGGTTACATAattcagggaaagagagagatgatgttTGATAGAATGTCATACCTTTAGAATAAACATTGGGCATATCTGACTATTTTCTATGTCAAAGAGGTTACATAATTCAGGGAACataggggtggggagagagaggggtgggatagCCTATCGGGATGACataggggtggggagagagaggggtgggattgAGCCTATCGGGATGACATAGGGGTGGGGAGAGTGAGGGGTGGGATTGACATAGAATGTCATACCTTTGACATAGGGGTGGGGAATATATATGACATAGGGGTGGGGATGGGATAGCCTATTGGGATGACataggggtggggagagagaggggtgggatagCCTATCGGGATGACataggggtggggaaagagaggggtgggataTGGGAGCATTGGGAAAGTTTGGGACAAGGGTCCATACAGAAACAAATGGAAGATGCCCTTTTGAAAGTAGAGTGCTACCTCGCCTGAATGACAGTGTGCAGTAGTTCACGAAAACATTCATAGATGTTTGTAGGTGTTTTCTGTATTTAGCAAAGTAGGTAGCGAAATTAGAGGTTTGAGTTGAGGTAAACGTGTGTGATGATGTTGGGCGTGCTAGTTACTACTGTTCCTGTCGATGAATGCTTCATTACAGCACTCTAAATATCAATGCCTcactgtgcatactgtatgttttgCATATATACGTTTTTACAGGGTACAGTAGTCTGGCTACAGCGAGGGGTTGTCTGGTGAGGCGTTGCAGCAAATTACATAAAACGTTGAATCCAGCTCAATCTGGTGGCCCCTCACCCTACAGAGTCACTCCTCCCtcgtccctcctctccccctcctgtgtGTCCCCCTCTAGCCCGAGGGCAGGTAGGGCATCTCGTTGTGGTAGTTGTAGTCCGGGCAGACCTTCTGGACCAGGCGGTAGTCTGTACTGTAGAAGGAGATGTAGATACAGATGACCTTGAAGGGCTTGGAACAGATCCAGGAGACATGGCTCTGTGTCTGCTCCTGGAAGCAGGTCTTGGACGGGTCGTAGTTGCACAGCGACGTGCGCTTGCTGCGGTCCACCTTCTCATAGTCCACGCGGCAGTTGAAGATCTTAGAGTCCTTGGGGTAGACCACGCTCTGGCGCTCCAGGTCAAACTCCACCGCCTTGACCGGCGGCACCAGGCTGACTGAGATGTTGCCCTGGCCCGTGGAGTTGTGGCGGAAGTAGACGCTGAACGTTCCGTTGCCATGGTCTACGATCTTGCCGGTAATCAGCAGGTTGAGGCGCACTGTCTTGATATTAGAGTAAAAGTCTCCCCAGCCAAACATCTTCTTGAACTTGCCCGTCTTGACGATGGGCCGGCGTTTGAcgcgggaggaagaggaggtgtcTGGCTTCATCAGGTCACTACCCAGCATCTCCCAGAACTCCTGCTTGGAGAAGGGTATGGGTGAGCGGTAGGGCAGCTCCAGGGAGGTGGCATTGGCTGCCCGACTTTTACTCTGGAGCATCCAGCGACTCAGGGGGGAAAGGGGAGTCTGACTCCCCAGGAGACCCACCGTCTTAGAGGACGACCCGTCTGCTGAGGAGCTCNNNNNNNNNNNNNNNNNNNNNNNNNNNNNNNNNNNNNNNNNNNNNNNNNNNNNNNNNNNNNNNNNNNNNNNNNNNNNNNNNNNNNNNNNNNNNNNNNNNNtccatcttctccactgctgtcccttcgatgtggataggggcatgctccctctgctgtttcctgaagttctcagatcatctcctttgttttgttgacgttgagtgtcctcacttcctccctttaggctgtctcgttgttggtaatcaagcctactactgttgtgtcgtctgcaaacttgatgattgagttggaggcgtgcatggccacgcagtcatgggtgaacagggagtactggagggggctgagaacgctcaagcctaatgatgagcttggagggtactatggtgttgaatgctgagctataggcaatgaacagcattcttacacaggtattccccttgtccagatgggatagggcagtgtgcagtgtgatggcgattgcatcatctgtggacctattggggtgggtAAGCAAATTGCAGTGGATCATGGGAGACAGGTAAGGTGGAAGTgttatgatccttgactagtctctcaaagcatttcattatgacagaagtgagtgctgctgggcaatagtcatttagttcagttacctttgcattcttggggaAGCCAAGCAGTCTCTGTTTCAGGCCAGGTGCCAAACCAATCACAGCTGATTCATCGCCAACACACAACCTGATTCATCGCCAACACAAAGTAGATAAACATTATGACAGCTGTGTCCAGCAGCTTTTTAATAACAGCTTGTTTTTTATTCATATGAAACCAGAAAGCATATGGCTCTATACATAATCAAGATACACTCTTTATGAGGGTATAGAAGTTCATGCCCTCCCCCTGATCTACAGTGTACCACCTCAGACAGACATCGACCCCCTTGGGGGGTCATGACATTGTAGcgtggagaggggaagggaaggatgGCTGATTATATTTTTTACGAAGTCtaaatcatccctctctctccctccctctccatgcctgcttctctccctacctccttttcccatcctctctccacctgGAAAAAATAGCAGGCGGTGAAACGTGAtcccgtatgtgtgtgtgggggctgtcCTACTAATGGAGATGAATGTGGGCTCAGGACTGTCTCCTGGGCCAAACGGCCACTGCACCGCCATCACGCTGAGAGATCCATTTCTCTCCAGCTCGGGCCAGCAGCAAATCTTTTTTAATGAGTGGGGAGGGTTGAGACTCACAACCGGAGCTGTAAGATTGGGGGGGCATAGAGAGAAGAAGACTAGTGACTGGAGGACTATCCTATGCTGCGTCACCAGAACACACACTAACAATAACTTCTGTTCCCCCTGAACATGGAAGTGGGAACTCCACTCAGACGTCTTTCTATGCCTGCTGTGTTAGGCTGTTGGAGGCTAAAAGAGGATGGATGATAAagcaagagagtgagaaagagagggaggagtggataaAGGGATTGATATTCATGAGGAATAATGCagtgagatgcagagagagactgagagagataaagaggtcATGATTGCAAACAAGTCACCTCTTTGGCTCACCGTGGAGGAAGTCTTGCAAACACCAAATCTGCTcatctctttccttcctcctcccttgtacactcttagaaaaggtgctatctggaacctaaagggttctccggctgtccccataggagaacctttccacagaagggttctatatggaacccaaaagggttctcctttggggacagccgaagaactctttggaaccctttttttcctaagagtggaGTTTACATCTGTTGTTTTACAACATATTAAAACATCCCATATCCTCTCTGTTTACCATTTTGTACTTAGTCTCCTTTCTCTCCAGTCCAGGCAATGCTGGGATGGCAATCACAACCCTCTCTCCCATTGGCCAGTAAGGTGGGCGGTGGGGAGATGCACTCTGAACACACCAGGTGGgaccctcctcactctctccaagCAGTCTGGGGATCGCTGCATAATGCATGCTCCCAGAATGGAACTTCTAGTCTGAGTAGGGAAAAACACACCAGGCCAGGGAAGAGACTGGATGCCGAGGCTATGTGTCAGAAAGTAAACAAGTGCATTTATGCCCCAAGAGCCTCACTTTATGGCTGTGGGATTTCTTTACTCTAAAATAGCCCAGTGTTGCTATTGACAAGGTGAATATTGGATGTAGAGAGTTAAACTAGAGGTTGACAAAAACAGTATTGAGAGGAAAGTACAATTGTCTGGCTGGTTTTGGCCTAAGTTTCACCCATTCTACAATGTCTGAGTAATATTTTTTACAGTACTGCCTATCTGGTGTATGAGACAATAAAACATCTATTTTTCATCAATCTGTCAATGTTGTAACCTCGTTCAGAGGGTCAACAAAAAATAGAGGGTCAAAAAAATAATAGCTTGGCAAAAACATCTTGCCATTTCTGGATTTCAATAAAAATTGCCCTATAAAAACACTTTACTTTGAGGTTCTTACATGTTGGCTTTAAAGGTAGATAGAGATTGACCTTGACTGCACCAGGCTTTGCAAAGTGTTTACTTACCCAGCCAGAAATCTATTAGCCGCTGTATGTCTGTGTGACTCATCTCTCTGGCTCTTGGACAAATTCTGAAAGGGTTTAGAAATGTAGCCTTCCAGCTTTATGGTATTCTAAGCTAACACAATGTCTGGTCTGCCTGAACCAACTTCCTGTTTTTCATTAACTGGAGATTGAAGATAATTTAGGACATGCTCtgtttctgcatctctctctctctccctattcctcccctttctctctcactctctttctctctccctctcacacatctCAGGATGTTGCAAGATGGAGAGCAATTATGAATAGCACCTGAAGTGTTTTCTAACCTGAAGAGGAAAAACTCCATGCCCTTATTTATGAACAGTAGCTACCCAATGTGAAGacctacagtaacattacagtttCCCTTCCAGTTGTGAATCAGCCCAGTTCTACTGTACATGTTCTGCTTCTGCTGTAGAGAGATGAGTCATCAGCCagtgggctgaggctggggctgcaGCACCTGCAGACAGTCACCACAGCACAGTCAGACAGTTTTCATCCTCAGCTTACCCACCACCTAAGAGGGTCACGGCTCTCAGTCTTTGTTGCTGTCAATTCTTTTACGTTAACTCAAACAAGTCTCATGAGCAAACACAAAAAAGACTCGCCTCTATGATATGTTTCATGATATATAATATGTTACTTTTATGGCATGACACGTGCTGTCATCTGGACCCTGATATGTCTTTATACAAGCCTCATaagataaataaaataatcaTCTAGGAAATTATCTACAATAACTGATTTAAAATGACTGGTAATCTTGCATAATAATGGAGTGAAATATTTCATGTAGTGAATAGATACAGTAATCTATGCAGGAGACCAACCCCCACAATTGCTTGTCAGAGGGCTCCCCCTTGTGGAAAACACATGACATCATGAAGTTAATATACTGCCTCACCATTAGCATTAACTCCATCAATAAATCAATACTGTTAATTAGTTGTTACCTGAACAATGATGTTAGGGCATATTTAGATAAAACAAACAATCTATAACTTCATTTATATCATTTATGTTATTGTTGAACATCTCTCCTCTAGCAACTTTCCTCCACTTCTGCCTCCCCTGCATCAGAGGGAACAGCAGGCTTCTGTGTTGCTTTACTTTTGTCACTGAGTTCCTGTATGATGTCACAGCTGCGATCCAGACTCTGTCTGAGGTCCAGCAAGTCTCTCTGCATGCCTTCCAGGAGGTCCAGCTTAGACAGCTTCTTGTCAATGGATGACAGCACCCCCTGGTTACCATTATTTACAAGATCCTCCCCAACATCATTCAGCTCTGGGCTGTTGCTGGTGAGacagtcctcctcctctactatgaAAGACCCCATGGTTTTCTTCCACACCATTTGAAAATAGGAGTCAATGAAGGATTCAAGCTCCTCCAAATTACTGTTCCCCCATTGGACAATCAAGGACTGCATGCCTCCTGTTCTGGCAATCTCCTTGAGGGTCCTGTCCCTCAGCCTGGGGTGTCCAAGGGACTGTATATCCACTATGTCTGGTTCTTCACCAGCATTTTTCTGGTTCTTTGGGTTGCTGGACCAGGAGGAGAGCTTGGTGTCCTGGAGAGAACAGGGTGACCGGTTTCTACCATTCTGTCCATTCCATCTCAGATGATGGCTCTGAGTAGGTCCAGTGTGGAGACAGTCTGGGAGGGTCACCACTAGCATCTGTCTGCCCCCATGTTCCACATCAGCCCCTCCTGATTCCCTGAAGCACACTGGCCATGCTGgacagaaacccctccacatccaGGATGGAGTGATTTGCTTCAGTCCACCATCCTCCACTGGCTTCTGGTAGTGCCAACTCCTGTACACCAAAGTCTGGGGCTCCTAAGTCATCTGGGGGTTAGAAGGTCCTCTGAACTAGCCACCTCACACGCTGCAACACAAGAGAGCTCTGTCAGAATAAATAGTAAATACATCATGAAATGATGCACTGTAAGTTCTATCTAATGTGCATCAGTCTTGCTTACCATCATGAAAGGGAGCATCTGTGTGGTTTGCTACAaggccctctctgccctctcccatCACTCCATCCATCTCTGGCTCCTGCATCACTGTGAGACTCTTCCCAACCTATTATCTTCTCTGTAGAAcctccaacctctcctccaccagcatcTCCTCTATCTTCTGTAGCAGCTCAGTGACCTGTGCACCAGTCCCCTGGTTCTTACTGTCCAACACATGATATCTGTTGCCACACTTCTCGACAAGCCTCTGGGGcggctctccctcactctcaatGCACTGCTCCATGGTCATGTCCCCCAGCCAGTCCCCAAAGGGAATAGGACCATGGTTATATTCCATACTTTCTCTCCGAGTGCCTCCAGGTGTTTTTCTGCTGTTCTCCAGACAGTGTGGCTGAAGGAGGAGCTCACATTCACAACCACCAGGACCACAGTTACCCCAGAGGCTGAGGGAGACATCAGGGAGCCAGGACCCACTGACAGCCAGCCTGGTGGGTCTAAAACTGTCACAGTCTCACCCCTGACCTTTCCTTGTCCTTCCACACAGTCAGTAGCATGGCACCCTACTTTAAAGTGCTCTCTGCCCAGGATGGTGTTTCCAGCAGAGCTCCTGCCTGTGTTGCGGCCACTCAGCAGCATTATTCTCAGCTCTGAGGGACAGTAGAGCTCCCCTGTCACAAACAAATAAGAATACTGTCATGTATAACATGTCTGCTTTGGACATAAAATGTATGAATACAAAGTGTTTCATTCACATTGTCAGATTTAAAGCACTATGAACAATTGCAAAATGTTCATCCTAAACATTTCACACCAATATGAATAGAATCAGACACCTAAAGTGCATTTGAGAGAGATTGATTTAACTCACCTAATAGAGATCTGGCAGTCTCTCTTTGTTTCTGCCTCCTCGTCAGTCTCTCCCCTGCTCTTTTCtgttcttccctcctcttctcctgcagAATCCCACCCTCAATCTTACAGTAACTACTGCTGTTGAATGACATCAGTTCCTCAATCTTTCTCATCAGTTCCGTAACCTGAAATCCTGAGTTGCTTCTATTGTTGAGGACATGATACCTGTTGCCACACTTCTCCACAAGCCACTGGAGGGCCTCCCCCTCACTCTCAATGTGCTGCTCGATGGTTGTGTCTCCCAGCCAGTCCCCAAAGTTGAACAGGACGATGATGTGAGCCCAGACTGCGTCTGTGATGAGCTCTAGGTGCTCCTGCACAGCTCTCCTGTTGGTCCCTGTGAAGGACCGGTCCACACGCACCATCAGCAGGAGGGCATGTGGACCAGGGGAGCAAAGAGATACAGGAGatagtgtctagtgtctgtcaAAAACAGGACTATCCTGAGAGAAGTAATTCATCCACCAGCCTGGAGTGTCCACCACAGTGACTTGTCTCCCGGCAACATCACCTGCTCCCACCATCCATTGCACTGTTCTCCTTCTGACCTCAAAGCTTCCTCCTTGACCCAGGATGGTGTTTCCTGCTGAACTCTTCCCTGAGCCCCGAGCTCCAAGCAGCACGACTCTGATTTCGGAGAGATGACATGACTCCCCTGGTAGAAAAGAAGAAAACAATGCAACATCATAATAGATAGTGCTTACGTTGTCATTtttgacaaggagcacatgtgcGCCTAAGTTGGAAAATGTAGGAGCACACAATGAAATGTAGCAGAAAtagaaatatttttttatttttatttaaccaggtaggccagttgagaacaagttcccatttacaactgcgacctggccaagataaagcaaagcagtgcgacacaaacaacatggaataaacaaaagtagagtcaataacacaacagaaaaagtctatatacagtgtgtgcaaatggcgtaaggaggtaaggcaataaataggccatagtagcgaagtaattacaatttagaaaattaacaagggaatgatagatgtgcagatgaggatgtacaagtagaaatactggtgtgcaaaagagcaacaaagtaaataaaaacaatatggggatgaggcaggtagattggatgggatatttacagatgggctgtgtgcacctgcagcgatcggttagctgctcagatagctgatgcttaaagttagtgagggagatataagtctccaacttcagcgattttgcaattcgttccagtcattggtagcagagaactggaaggaaaggtggccaaagttggtgtttgctttggggatgaccagtgagatataccggctggagcgcgtgctacgggtgggtgttgttatggtgaccagtgagctgagataagctagcatagacttatagatgacctggagccaatgggtctggcgacgaatatgtagcaagggccagccaacgagagcatacatgtcgcagtggtgggtggtatatggggctttggtgacaaaatggatggcactgtgatagactgcatccagtttgctgagcagagtgttggaggctattttgtaaatgacatcgctgaagtcgaggatcggtaggatagtcaattttacgagggtatgtttggaagGAGGCttggttgcgaaataggaagccgattctagatcaattttgaattggagatgtaTAATatgaatctggaaggagagtttacagtctagccagacacctaggtatttgtagttgtccacatttgAGGtaataaagctagaatccttcatttttgaattcaagaaatattctaaaatctactGTTGGCAATATGGCAAAGCATTGTGTACTAAGAACCATCTCAGTGATAACTCACCATTGAGCAGAGATCTCTGTTTCTGCATCTTCATCAATCTCTGCTGAGCCCTTTGCTCCACTATCCTCTTCTTTTCCTCCACCTCTTGTAAAAGCAGTCCCTCCATTTTAAAA from Oncorhynchus tshawytscha isolate Ot180627B linkage group LG09, Otsh_v2.0, whole genome shotgun sequence encodes the following:
- the LOC121847329 gene encoding neurexophilin-1-like, which gives rise to MLQSKSRAANATSLELPYRSPIPFSKQEFWEMLGSDLMKPDTSSSSRVKRRPIVKTGKFKKMFGWGDFYSNIKTVRLNLLITGKIVDHGNGTFSVYFRHNSTGQGNISVSLVPPVKAVEFDLERQSVVYPKDSKIFNCRVDYEKVDRSKRTSLCNYDPSKTCFQEQTQSHVSWICSKPFKVICIYISFYSTDYRLVQKVCPDYNYHNEMPYLPSG
- the LOC121847295 gene encoding GTPase IMAP family member 8-like codes for the protein MVRVDRSFTGTNRRAVQEHLELITDAVWAHIIVLFNFGDWLGDTTIEQHIESEGEALQWLVEKCGNRYHVLNNRSNSGFQVTELMRKIEELMSFNSSSYCKIEGGILQEKRREEQKRAGERLTRRQKQRETARSLLGELYCPSELRIMLLSGRNTGRSSAGNTILGREHFKVGCHATDCVEGQGKVRGETVTVLDPPGWLSVGPGSLMSPSASGVTVVLVVVNVSSSFSHTVWRTAEKHLEALGEKVWNITMVLFPLGTGWGT
- the LOC112236352 gene encoding GTPase IMAP family member 8-like; translation: MQRLVTENSDSCFKMEGLLLQEVEEKKRIVEQRAQQRLMKMQKQRSLLNGESCHLSEIRVVLLGARGSGKSSAGNTILGQGGSFEVRRRTVQWMVGAGDVAGRQVTVVDTPGWWMNYFSQDSPVFDRH